One part of the Solanum dulcamara chromosome 8, daSolDulc1.2, whole genome shotgun sequence genome encodes these proteins:
- the LOC129898719 gene encoding 40S ribosomal protein S3a-like, with protein MAVGKNKRISKGKKGGKKKAADPYAKKDWYDIKAPSVFEIKNVGKTLVTRTQGTKIASEGLKHRVFEVSLADLQKDEDQAFRKIRLRAEDVQGRNVLTNFHGMDFTTDKLRSLVRKWQTLIEAHVDVKTTDSYTLRMFCIAFTKKRPNQQKRTCYAQSSQIRQIRRKMVEIMRNQASSCDLKELVAKFIPESIGREIEKATSSIFPLQNVYIRKVKILKAPKFDLGKLMEVHGDYSEDIGVKLDRPADETVAEAETEVPGA; from the exons ATGGCTGTCGG TAAGAACAAGAGGATTTCAAAGGGAAAGAAGGGAGGAAAGAAGAAGGC GGCCGATCCATATGCTAAGAAGGATTGGTACGACATTAAAGCACCATCAGTGTTTGAAATCAAGAACGTTGGTAAAACTCTGGTCACTAGGACTCAGGGTACTAAG ATTGCTTCCGAAGGACTAAAGCACAGAGTATTTGAAGTCAGTTTGGCTGATCTTCAGAAGGATGAGGATCAGGCTTTCAGGAAGATCCGCTTGAGAGCAGAAGATGTGCAAGGGAGGAATGTCCTCACAAACTTCCAT GGAATGGATTTCACAACAGACAAGTTGAGGTCTCTGGTGCGCAAGTGGCAGACTTTGATTGAGGCTCATGTGGATGTGAAGACTACAGATAGCTATACTCTCAGGATGTTCTGCATTGCTTTTACAAAGAAGCGTCCAAACCAGCAGAAGCGGACATGTTATGCTCAGAGCAGCCAGATCCGTCAG ATCCGTCGCAAAATGGTTGAGATCATGAGAAACCAAGCAAGTTCCTGTGACCTGAAGGAGTTGGTAGCAAAGTTCATCCCTGAATCAATTGGTAGAGAGATTGAGAAAGCTACTTCAAGCATTTTCCCGCTACAAAATGTTTATATTCGCAAAGTCAAGATCCTCAAGGCCCCTAAATTCGATCTTGGCAAGCTGATGGAG GTGCACGGTGACTATTCAGAAGATATTGGTGTGAAGTTGGATCGACCAGCTGATGAAACAGTGGCTGAGGCAGAAACTGAGGTTCCTGGAGCTTAG